One segment of Rhodothermales bacterium DNA contains the following:
- a CDS encoding CusA/CzcA family heavy metal efflux RND transporter, whose protein sequence is MEKIIPFALKSRLLVLALGVLVVAAGWWTYQRLPIDAFPDVSPSLVQVFTVTEGLAPEEVERYVTYPVETAMNGLPAVEQVRSVSNFGLSVVSVYFEEGTDIYFARQLVGERLQEARESIPPGFGEPAMGPISTGMGLVLFYYLDDTTGAYSLEELRTMQDWIVKTSLQTVPGVTEVLGIGGYERQFQVVIEPEALLRYDVTLAEVTEALEENNLNVGAQYIEQNAEQFVVRSVGLATGITDLENVVVTTRDGTPVFVKDVANVEIGGAIRRGLQTRAGIEEVVSGMVVKLYGANSSTVIGNVETKLAEINEALPEGVEIVPYYEQKTLVEAAVATVTNALWQGILLVVVVLIAFLGSWRPSVVVALAIPFSVLFAAVFMGLFDISANLMSLGGLAIAIGMMVDGAIVMVENVDRMLREAPPDEPRVHVVARACAEVARPVAFAVLIIVVVFLPLFTLQGVEGMTFRPLAYTVALAMLGSLVYALVLAPVFSDLLMRRPEEISGDGAPGKKPLAERALDRMTAWYRPVVAFFVRQRTWAIGLAVGLLVIGAAVFPFLGSEFTPTLQEGTIVMRLTMAPSISITESQATTARVERRLMAIPEITNVVSRIGRGEVGAHADPINSAEMYLVLVPEDEWRFDSQEALLTAIRDELGEVPGVLTNFTQPIQMTVDELLEGVRAELAVKLFGDDLDVLKAKADEIAAVLNTVPGAADVQADQITGTPQLEITVDRQAIARYGVNVADVQRTVATAVGGAEAGQIFEGIRRFPIYVRFEEDARSTPEAIGDLLIPLPGGGTVPLGALAEVGEVVGPRQITRQDNQRFITVQLNVEGRDIGSFVAEAQEAIRAGVDLPPGYLTTWGGQFRLQQEANKRLMVVVPITLLLVFLLLYSSFNSLKNATLIVLNIPLALVGGIVGLWLTGQNLSVPASVGFIALFGISLQNGMVLVTYLNQLIRDGTAMDRASVEGALLRLRPVLMTAATTALGLLPLLFSAGTGSEVQRPLATVVVGGLFTSTVLTLLVLPALYTWFSEPALRAEPAEAVPAGYEPSTVPSNSTV, encoded by the coding sequence ATGGAAAAAATCATCCCGTTCGCGCTGAAGAGCCGGCTCCTCGTCCTCGCCCTCGGCGTGCTCGTCGTGGCCGCCGGGTGGTGGACCTACCAGCGCCTCCCCATCGACGCCTTCCCCGACGTCTCGCCCTCGCTCGTCCAGGTCTTCACCGTCACTGAGGGACTCGCACCGGAGGAGGTCGAGCGCTACGTGACCTATCCCGTCGAGACGGCGATGAACGGGCTCCCGGCCGTCGAGCAGGTCCGCTCCGTCTCCAACTTCGGCCTCTCCGTCGTCAGCGTCTACTTCGAGGAGGGCACCGACATCTACTTCGCCCGCCAGCTCGTCGGCGAGCGGCTCCAGGAGGCGCGCGAGTCGATTCCGCCCGGCTTCGGCGAGCCCGCGATGGGGCCGATCTCGACGGGCATGGGCCTCGTCCTCTTCTACTACCTCGACGACACGACGGGCGCGTACAGCCTCGAAGAGCTCCGCACGATGCAGGACTGGATCGTGAAGACGAGCCTCCAGACCGTCCCCGGCGTCACCGAGGTCCTCGGCATCGGCGGGTACGAGCGGCAGTTCCAGGTCGTCATCGAGCCCGAGGCGCTGCTCCGCTACGACGTCACGCTCGCTGAAGTGACGGAGGCGCTGGAGGAGAACAACCTCAACGTCGGGGCGCAGTACATCGAGCAGAACGCCGAGCAGTTCGTCGTCCGCTCGGTCGGCCTCGCCACCGGCATCACCGACCTCGAGAACGTCGTCGTCACGACGCGCGACGGGACGCCGGTCTTCGTGAAGGACGTGGCGAACGTCGAGATCGGGGGCGCCATCCGGCGCGGGCTCCAGACGCGCGCCGGCATCGAGGAGGTGGTCTCCGGGATGGTCGTCAAGCTCTACGGGGCGAACTCCTCGACGGTCATCGGGAATGTGGAGACGAAGCTCGCCGAGATCAACGAGGCGCTGCCGGAGGGCGTCGAGATCGTGCCGTACTACGAGCAGAAGACGCTCGTGGAAGCCGCCGTGGCGACGGTGACGAACGCGCTCTGGCAGGGCATCCTGCTCGTGGTCGTCGTGCTGATCGCCTTCCTCGGCTCGTGGCGGCCGAGCGTGGTGGTCGCGCTCGCCATCCCGTTCTCGGTCCTCTTCGCGGCCGTCTTCATGGGGCTCTTCGACATCTCGGCCAACCTCATGTCGCTCGGCGGCCTCGCCATCGCCATCGGGATGATGGTGGACGGGGCGATTGTGATGGTCGAGAACGTGGACCGGATGCTGCGCGAAGCGCCGCCGGATGAACCCCGCGTCCACGTCGTGGCGCGGGCGTGCGCCGAGGTGGCGCGGCCGGTCGCCTTCGCCGTCCTCATCATCGTCGTCGTGTTCCTCCCGCTCTTCACGCTCCAGGGCGTCGAGGGCATGACGTTCCGGCCGCTCGCCTACACCGTGGCCCTCGCGATGCTCGGCTCGCTCGTCTACGCGCTCGTCCTCGCCCCGGTCTTCTCGGACCTGCTGATGCGGCGTCCGGAAGAGATCAGCGGTGACGGCGCACCGGGGAAGAAGCCGCTCGCGGAACGGGCGCTCGACCGGATGACCGCGTGGTACCGCCCCGTCGTGGCGTTCTTCGTGCGGCAGCGGACGTGGGCGATCGGGCTCGCCGTGGGCCTCCTCGTCATCGGTGCCGCCGTCTTCCCCTTTCTCGGGAGCGAGTTCACGCCGACGCTCCAGGAGGGCACGATCGTGATGCGCCTCACGATGGCCCCGTCGATCTCGATCACCGAGAGCCAGGCGACGACGGCCCGCGTCGAGCGGCGGCTGATGGCGATCCCCGAGATCACGAACGTGGTGAGCCGGATCGGGCGGGGCGAGGTGGGCGCGCACGCCGACCCCATCAACTCGGCCGAGATGTACCTCGTGCTCGTGCCGGAGGACGAGTGGCGCTTCGACAGCCAGGAGGCGCTGCTGACGGCGATCCGCGACGAGCTGGGCGAGGTGCCGGGCGTCTTGACCAACTTCACGCAGCCGATCCAGATGACCGTAGATGAGCTGCTCGAAGGGGTCAGGGCCGAGCTCGCCGTCAAGCTCTTCGGCGACGACCTCGACGTCTTGAAGGCGAAGGCCGACGAGATCGCCGCCGTGCTGAACACGGTCCCCGGTGCGGCCGACGTGCAGGCCGACCAGATCACCGGGACGCCGCAGCTCGAGATCACCGTGGACCGGCAGGCCATCGCCCGCTACGGCGTCAACGTCGCCGACGTGCAGCGGACGGTCGCGACGGCGGTGGGCGGGGCCGAGGCGGGGCAGATCTTCGAGGGCATCCGCCGCTTCCCGATCTACGTCCGCTTTGAGGAGGACGCCCGCTCGACGCCCGAGGCGATCGGCGACCTCTTGATCCCGCTGCCCGGCGGCGGCACCGTCCCGCTCGGCGCGCTCGCCGAGGTGGGCGAGGTCGTCGGGCCGCGGCAGATCACCCGGCAGGACAACCAGCGCTTCATCACGGTCCAGCTCAACGTCGAGGGCCGCGACATCGGCTCGTTCGTCGCCGAGGCGCAGGAGGCGATCCGCGCCGGCGTAGACCTCCCGCCGGGCTACCTCACGACGTGGGGCGGGCAGTTCCGGCTCCAGCAGGAGGCGAACAAACGGCTCATGGTCGTCGTCCCGATCACGCTCCTCCTCGTGTTCCTCCTGCTCTACTCCAGCTTCAACTCGCTCAAGAACGCGACCCTCATCGTGCTCAACATCCCGCTCGCCCTCGTCGGGGGGATCGTCGGGCTGTGGCTGACGGGGCAGAACCTCTCGGTCCCGGCGTCCGTCGGGTTCATCGCGCTCTTCGGGATCTCGCTCCAGAACGGGATGGTGCTGGTCACCTACCTCAACCAGCTCATCCGCGACGGGACGGCGATGGACCGGGCGAGCGTGGAAGGCGCGCTCCTCCGCCTCCGCCCCGTGCTGATGACGGCGGCGACGACGGCGCTCGGCCTCCTCCCGCTGCTGTTCTCGGCGGGGACGGGGAGCGAGGTGCAGCGCCCGCTGGCGACCGTCGTGGTCGGCGGCCTCTTCACGAGCACCGTCCTGACGCTCCTCGTCCTCCCCGCCCTCTACACGTGGTTCAGCGAGCCAGCGCTGCGGGCCGAGCCGGCCGAGGCGGTGCCCGCAGGCTACGAACCCTCCACCGTCCCCTCGAACTCGACCGTCTGA
- a CDS encoding efflux RND transporter periplasmic adaptor subunit, with protein MNEHTNPTPPVTPPSRPDRSIPRPPNPESQPTALGSRVRLRAYLAENRRARLLALGIGLLAVVVLVWFFVARSGEPLGDEATIETGDHADEDHAGEEEGEHAEEEGEHAEEELVVLTAAEVEEFGIDVRTAGPGTMAVEKELPGEVRANEDRYAQVTPRLPGIVRSVSVSVGSYVRQGQTMAVIESRELADLSAEYLAAVEREELARTSFEREERLYEQEITSQADYLEARQEQAEARIRTRTAHQKLIALGFSDAYIESLPQRGERSLVTYPLTAPLSGRVLEKNVVPGEAVEAATDAFEMADLSTVWVDLSVYQRDLGVVREGQTVVIDLGPNQPRTRGTISYVRPIVGEETRTAIARVVAQNPDGLLRPGQFVTGLIAVDEAEVAVVVPETAVIDVEGTPSVFVQTDEGFEARPVEVGDRTADEVSITSGLSAGERYVATGAFALKAELGKSEMEGGHGH; from the coding sequence CGCCGCCCTCGCGGCCCGACCGTTCCATCCCGCGGCCTCCCAACCCGGAATCGCAGCCGACCGCGCTCGGCTCCCGCGTCCGCCTGCGGGCCTACTTGGCCGAGAACCGCCGCGCCCGCCTGCTCGCGCTCGGCATCGGCCTCCTCGCCGTCGTCGTCCTCGTCTGGTTCTTCGTCGCACGGAGCGGCGAGCCGCTCGGGGACGAGGCCACCATCGAGACCGGTGACCACGCCGACGAGGACCATGCCGGTGAGGAGGAAGGAGAGCACGCCGAGGAAGAGGGCGAGCACGCCGAGGAAGAGCTCGTCGTCCTCACCGCAGCCGAGGTCGAGGAGTTCGGGATCGACGTGCGGACGGCCGGGCCGGGCACGATGGCCGTCGAGAAGGAGCTGCCGGGCGAGGTCCGCGCCAACGAGGACCGCTACGCCCAGGTCACGCCCCGCCTCCCCGGCATCGTCCGGAGCGTGAGCGTGAGCGTGGGCTCCTACGTCCGGCAGGGCCAGACGATGGCCGTCATCGAGAGCCGCGAGCTGGCCGACCTCTCGGCCGAGTACCTCGCCGCCGTGGAACGGGAGGAGCTGGCCCGGACCTCGTTCGAGCGCGAGGAGCGGCTCTACGAGCAGGAGATCACCTCGCAGGCCGACTACCTGGAGGCGCGGCAGGAGCAGGCCGAGGCCCGCATCCGCACGCGAACGGCGCACCAGAAGCTCATCGCGCTCGGGTTCTCGGACGCCTACATCGAGTCGCTCCCGCAGCGGGGCGAGCGGAGCCTCGTCACCTACCCCCTCACGGCTCCCCTCTCAGGCCGCGTCCTCGAGAAGAACGTCGTCCCCGGCGAGGCCGTCGAGGCGGCCACCGACGCCTTCGAGATGGCCGACCTCTCGACGGTGTGGGTGGACCTCTCCGTCTACCAGCGCGACCTCGGCGTCGTCCGCGAGGGGCAGACCGTCGTGATCGACCTCGGCCCGAACCAGCCCCGCACGCGCGGGACGATCTCCTACGTCCGCCCCATCGTGGGCGAGGAGACGCGGACGGCGATTGCCCGCGTCGTGGCCCAAAACCCCGACGGGCTGCTCCGCCCGGGCCAGTTCGTCACCGGCCTCATCGCCGTGGACGAGGCCGAGGTCGCCGTCGTCGTGCCCGAGACGGCCGTGATCGACGTCGAGGGCACGCCCTCCGTCTTCGTCCAGACGGACGAGGGGTTCGAGGCCCGCCCCGTCGAGGTCGGCGACCGGACGGCCGACGAGGTATCGATCACGAGCGGGCTCTCGGCCGGCGAGCGCTACGTCGCCACCGGAGCCTTCGCGCTCAAGGCCGAGCTCGGCAAGAGCGAGATGGAAGGCGGCCACGGTCACTGA
- a CDS encoding P-II family nitrogen regulator, whose protein sequence is MKLITAFIKPHKLSGVTRALHRVEGLTGMSAADVRGFGRGRAKNAPHTITEDLVDYVPHVRLEAVCRDEIVEEVVETIRREAHTGLRGDGKIYVAPVEDAVRISTGERGEAAV, encoded by the coding sequence ATGAAACTGATCACCGCCTTCATCAAGCCGCACAAGCTCTCCGGCGTCACGCGCGCCCTCCACCGCGTCGAGGGGCTGACGGGGATGAGCGCCGCCGACGTCCGTGGCTTCGGCCGAGGACGTGCGAAGAACGCCCCCCACACCATCACCGAAGACCTCGTGGACTACGTCCCCCACGTCCGCCTCGAAGCCGTGTGCCGCGACGAGATCGTGGAGGAGGTCGTCGAGACGATCCGGCGCGAGGCGCACACGGGCCTCCGCGGCGACGGGAAGATCTACGTCGCGCCCGTCGAGGACGCCGTCCGCATCTCCACCGGCGAGCGCGGCGAAGCGGCGGTCTGA
- a CDS encoding methyltransferase domain-containing protein, with product MRTRTLLLTGAGLLAAALLRHRSGRGDLPERSRVGILGPEAVRDLYDRLAPVYDAVAWAYDLAGSGRFHRRAVEALDLRPGDTAVDLACGTGVNLPHLARAVGGGGRVVAVDLSPGMLARARRRAEANGWENVELVEADVRAFEFPEPVHGVVSTFGLEMVPEHDAVVARAVAELAPGRRIAVGGLRRPERWPEWAVRLGELVNRPFGVTRAYEDVQPWRSVQAHTEAARYEEDLLGAVYLCVGRAPTEA from the coding sequence ATGCGCACACGCACCCTTCTCCTCACCGGCGCAGGCCTGCTGGCCGCCGCCCTCCTCCGGCACCGCTCGGGGCGGGGTGACCTGCCCGAGCGCTCTAGGGTCGGCATCCTCGGTCCTGAGGCCGTCCGCGATCTGTACGACCGGCTCGCGCCCGTTTACGACGCCGTCGCCTGGGCCTACGACCTCGCGGGCTCCGGCCGCTTCCACCGGCGCGCGGTCGAGGCCCTAGACCTCCGGCCGGGCGACACGGCCGTAGACCTCGCCTGCGGGACCGGCGTCAACCTCCCGCACCTCGCCCGCGCCGTCGGGGGAGGGGGCCGCGTCGTCGCCGTGGACCTCTCGCCGGGGATGCTCGCACGTGCCCGTCGGCGTGCGGAGGCGAACGGGTGGGAGAACGTCGAGCTGGTCGAGGCCGACGTCCGTGCGTTCGAGTTCCCCGAGCCCGTCCACGGCGTCGTCTCGACGTTTGGGTTGGAGATGGTCCCCGAGCACGACGCCGTCGTCGCGCGTGCCGTTGCCGAGCTCGCGCCCGGCCGCCGGATCGCCGTCGGTGGGCTCCGCCGCCCCGAGCGCTGGCCGGAGTGGGCCGTCCGCCTCGGCGAACTCGTCAACCGCCCCTTCGGCGTCACGCGGGCCTACGAGGACGTCCAGCCGTGGCGCTCCGTCCAGGCCCACACCGAAGCCGCCCGCTACGAGGAGGACCTCCTCGGTGCGGTCTACCTCTGCGTCGGACGAGCCCCGACGGAGGCATGA